One Gimesia aquarii DNA segment encodes these proteins:
- a CDS encoding sialidase family protein, with protein sequence MKPFFSFPTVLVFLSTITCSNLSLYADDKLPLIDISNQTERQTVIAAGTKDVYQGHPTTLLMPDQKTMFAVWCINHGGSAGPMAKSMDGGKTWQRLDDQLPKGYATHQNCPSIYRMVDPSGKARLWVFSAAKGTRSGPGMPSIMSEDAGKTWKEMPPLGFPCVMTFSSMVKLKDGRYLGLYHKGPEGKDRSPLVVLQTISDDGGFSWSEPQIVAEVKGKNPCEPCVFRSPDGKQLCCLMRENTHKGRSLMMFSNDEGTTWSTPVDTPWGLTGDRHKEVFTKEGQLVVCFRDQAPGSSTRGHFVAWVGTYDDIINGRDGKYRIKLLHHYGRSGDCGYPGVELLPDGTIVATTYVKYRNDKAKNSVVSVRFRLNDLAQSSDP encoded by the coding sequence ATGAAGCCTTTCTTTTCATTCCCTACTGTTTTGGTTTTCCTATCAACCATCACTTGCAGTAATCTGTCTCTGTATGCCGACGACAAATTGCCACTTATTGATATTTCAAACCAGACAGAACGTCAAACGGTGATTGCCGCCGGAACCAAAGACGTCTATCAGGGACACCCCACGACATTACTGATGCCGGATCAGAAAACGATGTTTGCCGTCTGGTGTATCAATCATGGTGGTTCAGCGGGCCCGATGGCCAAGAGCATGGATGGTGGAAAAACCTGGCAACGGCTTGATGACCAATTACCAAAGGGCTATGCCACGCATCAAAATTGCCCCAGCATTTATCGCATGGTGGACCCGTCAGGCAAAGCACGGCTGTGGGTGTTTTCAGCCGCTAAAGGCACGCGCAGCGGGCCGGGTATGCCCAGTATTATGAGCGAGGATGCAGGAAAAACCTGGAAAGAGATGCCCCCTCTGGGTTTTCCCTGCGTGATGACGTTCAGCAGTATGGTCAAGTTAAAAGATGGTCGCTACCTGGGACTGTATCATAAAGGACCTGAGGGCAAAGACCGATCTCCTCTGGTGGTCCTGCAAACTATTTCCGATGATGGTGGTTTCAGTTGGTCGGAACCACAAATCGTAGCCGAAGTCAAAGGTAAAAACCCATGCGAACCCTGTGTGTTCCGCAGTCCTGATGGAAAACAACTCTGCTGCCTGATGCGAGAAAACACGCACAAAGGACGCAGCCTGATGATGTTCAGCAATGATGAAGGCACCACCTGGTCCACTCCCGTTGATACCCCCTGGGGACTAACCGGAGACCGACACAAAGAAGTCTTTACCAAAGAGGGCCAACTGGTGGTCTGTTTTCGTGACCAAGCACCCGGCAGTTCCACGCGCGGCCACTTTGTAGCCTGGGTCGGAACCTACGACGACATTATTAACGGGCGAGACGGCAAGTATCGTATTAAGCTGTTACACCATTATGGACGATCCGGAGACTGTGGTTATCCGGGAGTCGAACTGCTCCCCGATGGCACAATCGTCGCGACAACCTATGTGAAATATCGCAACGACAAAGCAAAAAATTCGGTCGTTTCCGTTCGTTTTCGCCTCAATGATCTGGCTCAGTCATCTGACCCATAA
- a CDS encoding PQQ-dependent sugar dehydrogenase, which yields MRNKLCLMLTLIPASLSLVVATAGADDSLNRLSKAEQRSGWKLLFDGKTTNGWRNYKKDNVSDGWTIKDGVLSRSAKGAGDIITKDQFEFFEISLEYRISKEGNSGLMFHVTEEEKTPWRTGPEIQIQDNVDGHDPQKAGWLYQLYKPATPKWMIEAEKAGKKVTPAVVDATRPAGKWNHLFLRVGPDRSEVVMNGVKYFRFNKGSADWDKRVAASKFSKFPKFGKPTKGHICLQDHNDLVSFRNIKIREIPADGSVQDPSDGKLALKGVPAFPNLKWEGWEAVNEETGKVVPLRPMIVTHANDDSGRIFIATQNGMIHVIDKKSPKKTKLFLDIRPKVAPWKKNNEEGMLGLAFHPDFKENGQFFVYYSAAEGPRRSIVSKFQVSKDDPNRADANSEQVVMEIDQPYGNHNGGSIAFGPDGYLYIGLGDGGSGNDPLGNGQDLETLLGSILRIDVDHKQNGKNYAIPADNPFVDRAKAKPEIYAYGVRNVWRLSFDPQTGTLYAGEVGQDLWEEVNIIKKGGNYGWSVREGTRNFGNRPETAKDAPIDPIWEYDHGVGRSITGGIVYRGKRLPELQGMYVYADFVSGKIWALEYDEESGKVIRNLQISSGGIPVMAFGTDQDGELYYTVQTVKGGEGIFRFEKE from the coding sequence ATGCGCAATAAATTATGTTTGATGCTGACGTTGATTCCAGCAAGCCTTTCTCTTGTCGTGGCTACCGCTGGTGCCGATGATTCATTAAATCGCCTCTCGAAAGCTGAACAACGTAGCGGCTGGAAACTGCTCTTTGATGGAAAGACAACCAACGGCTGGCGTAATTATAAAAAAGACAATGTCAGTGATGGCTGGACGATTAAAGACGGTGTTCTTTCCCGTTCCGCAAAAGGGGCTGGCGACATTATCACGAAAGATCAGTTTGAATTCTTCGAAATCTCGCTTGAGTATCGCATTTCCAAAGAGGGAAACAGCGGCCTGATGTTTCACGTCACGGAAGAAGAAAAGACCCCCTGGCGCACCGGGCCGGAAATTCAGATTCAAGATAACGTCGATGGACACGATCCCCAAAAAGCAGGTTGGCTGTACCAACTTTACAAACCAGCAACACCCAAATGGATGATCGAAGCAGAAAAGGCAGGCAAAAAAGTAACACCCGCCGTCGTGGATGCCACACGTCCCGCCGGTAAGTGGAATCACCTCTTTCTCAGAGTCGGGCCTGACCGATCCGAAGTCGTTATGAATGGGGTGAAATATTTCCGTTTCAATAAAGGGAGCGCCGACTGGGATAAACGGGTCGCCGCCAGCAAGTTCTCGAAGTTCCCTAAATTCGGAAAACCGACCAAAGGACATATCTGTCTGCAGGATCATAACGACCTGGTTTCATTCCGAAATATCAAAATCAGAGAGATCCCCGCAGATGGTTCGGTACAGGATCCCAGTGATGGGAAACTGGCACTCAAAGGCGTTCCCGCATTCCCCAATTTAAAATGGGAAGGTTGGGAAGCCGTCAATGAAGAAACAGGAAAAGTCGTTCCATTGCGACCGATGATTGTGACTCACGCCAATGATGATAGCGGTCGTATTTTTATCGCGACGCAGAACGGCATGATTCATGTCATCGATAAGAAGTCGCCAAAGAAAACCAAGCTGTTTCTCGACATCCGACCTAAGGTCGCCCCCTGGAAGAAGAACAATGAAGAAGGCATGTTAGGCCTGGCCTTTCATCCTGACTTCAAAGAAAATGGCCAGTTCTTCGTTTACTATTCCGCAGCGGAAGGCCCCCGTCGATCGATAGTTTCCAAGTTTCAAGTTTCAAAAGACGATCCCAATCGCGCTGATGCCAACAGTGAGCAAGTCGTAATGGAAATCGACCAGCCCTATGGTAACCATAACGGTGGATCAATTGCCTTTGGTCCGGACGGGTATCTGTATATCGGACTGGGAGACGGCGGTTCCGGCAATGATCCACTCGGCAACGGTCAGGATCTGGAAACCTTACTCGGTTCCATTTTACGTATCGATGTAGACCACAAACAAAACGGCAAGAACTATGCGATTCCCGCAGACAACCCGTTTGTCGATCGCGCCAAAGCCAAACCTGAAATTTACGCATACGGCGTTCGCAATGTCTGGCGGTTGAGCTTTGATCCTCAAACCGGCACTTTGTATGCAGGAGAAGTCGGCCAGGATCTCTGGGAAGAAGTCAACATTATTAAAAAAGGTGGCAACTACGGCTGGAGCGTTCGCGAAGGCACACGCAACTTTGGTAATCGTCCCGAGACTGCAAAAGACGCGCCCATCGATCCAATCTGGGAATACGATCACGGTGTTGGTCGTTCCATCACCGGTGGCATCGTCTACAGGGGCAAGCGGCTGCCTGAACTGCAAGGCATGTATGTCTACGCCGACTTTGTCTCCGGAAAAATCTGGGCGCTCGAATACGATGAAGAGTCTGGTAAAGTCATTCGCAATCTGCAAATCAGCTCAGGTGGGATTCCCGTCATGGCATTTGGAACCGATCAAGACGGAGAGCTGTATTACACAGTTCAAACCGTCAAAGGCGGCGAAGGAATTTTCCGGTTTGAAAAAGAGTAG
- a CDS encoding class I SAM-dependent DNA methyltransferase: protein MNNPMYDEFAREYDSAIQNNSYNAHYERPSLLSLLPEVNEKTVIDLGCGPGLYSKFLVENGAKVTAVDGSQEMIQIVKEKLGDQIDCYVQNLADGLPNEQDQTFDVAVCPLMIHYLEDFTKLFTDIKRILKPDGIFIFSTHHPFVDYQLSPSGNYFLTEKIVDEWDTVGRPVRVEYYRRPLTSIIQAIVDAGMYVITLTEGEPASHMQESSPESYQKLSTEPGFLFLKCKVVS, encoded by the coding sequence ATGAACAATCCTATGTATGACGAATTCGCCAGAGAATATGACTCGGCGATTCAAAATAATTCTTATAATGCCCATTATGAACGGCCATCATTACTCTCATTGCTCCCTGAAGTGAATGAGAAAACAGTGATTGATTTAGGTTGTGGGCCGGGGCTTTATTCTAAATTTCTGGTTGAGAACGGTGCCAAAGTCACTGCCGTTGATGGTTCTCAAGAAATGATTCAAATTGTAAAGGAAAAATTAGGTGATCAGATTGATTGCTATGTGCAGAATCTTGCTGATGGATTACCCAATGAACAGGATCAGACCTTTGATGTGGCTGTTTGTCCTTTGATGATTCATTACCTTGAAGATTTCACGAAACTGTTTACTGATATCAAGCGAATCTTAAAACCGGATGGCATTTTCATCTTTTCTACACATCATCCCTTTGTCGATTATCAACTCTCGCCCTCCGGCAATTACTTTTTAACTGAGAAAATTGTGGATGAATGGGATACGGTGGGGCGTCCGGTACGGGTGGAATATTATCGACGCCCTCTCACATCGATTATTCAAGCCATTGTCGATGCGGGGATGTATGTCATCACATTAACTGAGGGAGAACCTGCTTCGCACATGCAGGAATCGTCTCCGGAATCTTATCAAAAACTATCGACAGAGCCCGGTTTTCTATTTCTCAAATGTAAAGTAGTTTCGTAA
- a CDS encoding carbon-nitrogen hydrolase family protein, protein MSKFICRSWCFLIVITLIGTQTGLAKEKTKPSARNRVRLALMRAVPEKWKLESNYQLFEKAVSQAAQKKADVLITPECWLDGYASTAKDSTPEKIHTVAQPLDQSKYLKNVARLAKKHHMFLCFGFTSLEKGRAFNASGLWSDQGKLIGVYHKTHLQAHDLQYAPGRALPVWNTPWGKVGMMICADRRWPETARTLRLQGARLILNPTYGFHNDLNEAMMRTRSYENQCFIAFTHPRQSLVTGPRGQVLAKQDHKNDKEDAPQILICDINLSQAKENNHLQDRRPEIYGPLNR, encoded by the coding sequence ATGAGCAAATTCATCTGCCGAAGTTGGTGTTTTTTGATCGTGATCACTCTAATCGGTACACAAACTGGTTTGGCAAAGGAAAAAACAAAACCAAGTGCCCGCAATCGAGTTCGTTTAGCGCTGATGCGAGCAGTTCCGGAAAAATGGAAACTGGAGTCAAACTACCAACTTTTTGAGAAAGCAGTTTCCCAGGCTGCCCAAAAAAAAGCCGACGTGTTGATCACCCCAGAGTGCTGGCTCGATGGTTATGCGAGTACTGCCAAAGATTCTACTCCGGAGAAAATTCATACGGTTGCTCAACCACTCGACCAAAGCAAGTACCTTAAAAACGTAGCTCGCCTGGCAAAGAAACACCATATGTTTCTTTGTTTTGGTTTTACGTCGCTGGAAAAAGGGCGGGCTTTTAACGCCTCTGGCTTGTGGAGTGATCAGGGAAAACTAATTGGCGTGTATCATAAAACGCACCTGCAAGCTCATGACTTGCAGTATGCACCAGGGCGGGCCTTGCCCGTTTGGAACACTCCCTGGGGCAAAGTGGGTATGATGATTTGCGCCGATCGCCGTTGGCCCGAAACAGCTAGGACGTTAAGGCTCCAAGGGGCGCGTCTGATTCTCAATCCAACTTACGGTTTTCATAACGATTTGAACGAAGCCATGATGCGAACTCGATCTTACGAGAACCAATGCTTCATTGCATTTACTCACCCCAGGCAAAGCCTTGTCACCGGGCCACGAGGACAAGTGCTCGCAAAGCAGGATCACAAGAACGACAAAGAGGATGCGCCCCAAATTTTGATTTGTGACATCAACCTTTCACAGGCAAAAGAGAATAATCACCTTCAGGATCGCCGGCCGGAAATTTATGGCCCGCTTAATCGTTAA
- the pcp gene encoding pyroglutamyl-peptidase I: MRKVLLTGFEPYGNTPTNPAESVARALDGTLVGDAEIVSRIVPNVFFECIDFVCAAIAEVQPELVIMLGEYGGRAMITVERLAQNFNDGTRYHLADNAGNVLQGQPTVAEGPAAYYTTLPLRAMVKAMRAAGIPSDISDAAGTFCCNHLMYGVLHHIAQEQLPIRAGWIHLPHLPSVAAMDENLGAPSMSVKTSTAGVKAGIQAALEHSKDIDEPSVSRLQI, from the coding sequence ATGAGGAAAGTGTTACTGACCGGTTTCGAACCATACGGAAATACGCCCACCAATCCGGCAGAGTCTGTAGCGAGGGCCCTTGATGGTACTTTGGTTGGTGATGCAGAAATTGTCTCTCGCATTGTTCCGAACGTGTTCTTTGAATGCATCGACTTTGTTTGTGCTGCCATTGCCGAAGTGCAGCCGGAACTGGTGATTATGCTGGGAGAATATGGCGGTCGCGCGATGATCACAGTCGAACGGCTCGCGCAGAACTTTAATGACGGGACCCGGTATCACTTAGCAGATAATGCAGGCAATGTGCTGCAGGGACAACCGACGGTAGCCGAAGGGCCAGCGGCTTACTACACCACGCTCCCATTACGTGCGATGGTCAAAGCGATGCGTGCCGCTGGGATTCCCTCTGATATTTCAGATGCAGCGGGAACGTTCTGCTGTAATCATCTGATGTATGGCGTTCTGCACCATATCGCCCAGGAGCAACTCCCCATTCGTGCGGGGTGGATTCATCTGCCCCACTTACCAAGCGTGGCGGCAATGGACGAGAACCTGGGGGCGCCCAGTATGTCAGTCAAAACGTCGACGGCCGGAGTCAAAGCAGGCATTCAGGCCGCGCTCGAGCATTCCAAAGATATTGACGAACCAAGTGTTTCACGATTGCAGATTTGA
- a CDS encoding DUF4145 domain-containing protein, which translates to MNELIEILVWPVTVIIVVVILRQPLGKLVQTTKKLKYKDLEVSFRESIQKIQAEAQEVSLSAPPPERKLESIEIDLYELASISPTAAVVEAWKSIETAAKTLIHAKGHRLNYDVPTPYKLIQDTLDQQNLMDERHCKIFNDLRQLRNKIVHAEGYTFTEDQAKQYLDLSIRLRNYLNDLSDNVETSD; encoded by the coding sequence ATGAACGAATTGATTGAAATCCTGGTCTGGCCCGTGACAGTGATTATTGTTGTGGTCATCCTGCGGCAGCCACTGGGAAAACTGGTGCAAACCACCAAGAAGCTCAAGTATAAAGACCTGGAGGTCAGTTTCCGCGAGAGCATTCAAAAAATTCAGGCCGAAGCTCAAGAAGTCTCACTGAGTGCACCACCGCCGGAGCGGAAGTTGGAAAGTATCGAGATTGACCTTTATGAACTCGCCAGCATTTCTCCCACGGCAGCTGTGGTGGAAGCCTGGAAGTCCATTGAAACCGCGGCCAAGACACTGATTCACGCGAAGGGGCACAGATTGAACTATGATGTGCCGACTCCCTACAAACTAATTCAGGATACGTTGGATCAACAGAATCTCATGGATGAACGCCACTGTAAAATCTTCAATGATCTACGCCAGTTGAGAAACAAAATTGTGCACGCCGAGGGTTATACATTCACTGAAGATCAGGCAAAACAGTATCTTGATTTATCAATCCGCTTGCGGAACTACCTTAATGATTTGTCAGATAATGTTGAAACAAGTGACTAA
- a CDS encoding DUF6868 family protein — MDTQTLTTFFMWCTIFNGGVLILWTFFCMFAPDFVYRVQSKWFPLPRETFDVVIYSLLGLFKLVFIAFSLVPYLALLMIG; from the coding sequence ATGGACACGCAGACTCTGACAACATTCTTTATGTGGTGCACAATTTTCAATGGGGGTGTACTGATTCTGTGGACGTTTTTTTGCATGTTCGCTCCCGACTTTGTGTATCGGGTCCAGAGCAAATGGTTTCCCCTGCCTCGAGAAACCTTCGATGTAGTGATCTACTCATTGCTCGGATTGTTTAAGCTTGTCTTTATTGCGTTCAGCCTGGTTCCCTATTTGGCGCTGTTGATGATTGGGTGA
- a CDS encoding GNAT family N-acetyltransferase, with translation MVMKKISCRVTFFHKKLSPIIFLCALFYVMTMLVFGVRGNPIFAIYFTPIIIIALWSILKSKELKVLDEVYDDGDSLLLRNSGKEIRVNLGDIKHISYGTKRSRRPTVIMNFRQDNELGTEVRFWPAGEDILSWEENNDIEELIGRIYQANAKYREIQIEDISALFEVRIATWENSNGAEELESLGYTYNVVKQMLKHTHQGWLCEIENQVVGFAIGNRETGEMWVIAVLREYEGNGIGKRLLTMVEDSLWARGWLEIWLTTDPNEKVRAVGFFRHLGWEDWKMDGNRFMQKKRSVEAITG, from the coding sequence ATGGTCATGAAAAAAATATCTTGTAGAGTCACTTTCTTTCATAAAAAGCTTTCCCCAATTATTTTTCTGTGTGCTTTATTCTATGTTATGACCATGCTTGTATTTGGAGTACGAGGAAATCCGATTTTCGCTATTTATTTCACCCCAATCATAATTATCGCTCTGTGGAGCATTTTGAAATCCAAAGAATTAAAAGTGCTTGATGAGGTATATGATGATGGGGACTCATTATTGCTCAGAAATTCAGGAAAGGAAATTAGAGTTAATCTTGGGGACATCAAGCATATAAGCTATGGCACTAAGAGGAGTAGGCGCCCGACTGTAATAATGAATTTTCGTCAAGACAATGAGCTGGGCACTGAAGTTCGTTTCTGGCCAGCCGGAGAGGATATTCTTTCATGGGAAGAAAACAATGATATTGAAGAGTTGATCGGGAGGATCTACCAAGCAAACGCAAAATACAGAGAAATTCAAATAGAAGATATCTCAGCACTTTTTGAGGTGCGGATTGCGACCTGGGAAAATTCAAACGGTGCGGAAGAGCTGGAATCTTTGGGGTATACTTATAATGTAGTGAAACAGATGCTGAAACATACGCATCAAGGTTGGCTTTGTGAGATTGAGAATCAGGTAGTTGGGTTTGCGATTGGCAATAGAGAAACGGGAGAGATGTGGGTGATCGCCGTACTGCGGGAGTATGAAGGGAATGGTATCGGTAAGAGACTGTTGACAATGGTTGAAGATTCGCTCTGGGCACGAGGCTGGTTAGAGATTTGGCTGACGACCGACCCCAATGAGAAGGTTCGCGCAGTCGGATTTTTCCGCCATCTGGGTTGGGAAGACTGGAAAATGGATGGCAACCGATTCATGCAGAAAAAACGATCAGTCGAAGCTATAACTGGCTAG
- a CDS encoding GntR family transcriptional regulator yields the protein MYEVTENLSDRAYRFIKQEMQQGALVPGVQLVNRKLASEIGVSVIPVREAIHRLVTEGLVEHVPGAGAFVRKPNREDLEELYVLRDALESCGAAEAARYITPHQLDDLESIMSEFHQIAESIQKRSDGHATPSQFHRWLDCEEAFHEIVIDASRNRLISKVIREHRAIATVFESQRNSSKLLTQELAEKTCERKEQLLAALRDGNASLARELMSAHIQQGCKDVLAFLRQQERRA from the coding sequence ATGTACGAAGTTACCGAAAATCTGTCGGACCGTGCTTATCGCTTTATTAAGCAGGAAATGCAGCAAGGAGCGTTAGTGCCTGGCGTGCAACTGGTGAATCGTAAGCTGGCATCGGAAATTGGCGTGAGCGTGATTCCCGTGCGAGAGGCCATTCATCGCCTGGTCACAGAAGGACTGGTCGAGCATGTTCCCGGTGCTGGTGCGTTTGTGCGGAAACCGAATCGCGAAGATCTTGAAGAACTGTATGTCTTGCGTGATGCTTTGGAAAGTTGCGGAGCGGCAGAAGCCGCACGGTATATTACTCCCCATCAACTGGATGACCTCGAATCGATCATGTCGGAGTTTCATCAAATTGCCGAATCGATTCAGAAGCGAAGTGATGGGCATGCGACGCCCTCCCAGTTTCACCGCTGGCTTGATTGTGAAGAAGCCTTCCATGAAATCGTCATCGATGCCTCACGTAATCGTTTGATTTCCAAAGTCATTCGAGAACATCGTGCGATTGCGACGGTGTTTGAATCACAACGCAATAGCTCTAAGCTACTGACTCAGGAACTGGCTGAAAAAACCTGTGAAAGAAAAGAGCAGTTGCTTGCCGCGCTGCGTGATGGTAATGCGTCTCTGGCGCGCGAATTGATGAGTGCTCACATTCAACAAGGCTGTAAGGACGTACTGGCTTTTTTGCGACAACAGGAACGTCGTGCGTAA
- a CDS encoding ester cyclase encodes MSVDEQKSMSRSILELWGSHNTIQTEDLVTANYVSHQQPSPDSSGVSTLKREEWEQLLKDFHEAFSEGSVQILSQIAENDLVASRWEFTATQAGDFRGSSSSGKTTTWTGVQIDRYEGGKIAESWVNWDKSSFLEGLA; translated from the coding sequence ATGTCAGTAGACGAACAAAAGAGTATGTCGCGCAGCATTCTAGAATTGTGGGGCAGCCATAATACAATTCAGACAGAGGACCTTGTGACTGCAAATTATGTCAGCCATCAGCAACCCAGCCCCGATAGTTCTGGTGTATCAACATTGAAACGAGAAGAATGGGAGCAGTTACTCAAGGACTTTCATGAGGCCTTTAGTGAGGGTTCTGTGCAAATACTTTCGCAGATTGCCGAAAACGATCTCGTCGCGAGCCGCTGGGAGTTCACAGCAACCCAGGCAGGAGACTTCAGAGGGAGTTCGTCCAGCGGCAAGACAACAACATGGACGGGAGTCCAAATAGATCGATATGAAGGTGGCAAGATTGCAGAAAGCTGGGTCAACTGGGACAAGTCCAGCTTCCTGGAAGGCCTTGCATAA
- a CDS encoding ester cyclase: MFTLDMNTLTSEQRAMVELWEAHLEAEFETKSASASCGTMTKEPYVNHIPTLTGGVGWKQLEHFYDKYFIPHMPADVETELISRTVGQNRIVDEFVFRCTHTVQMDWLLPGVPPTGRRLELVLIVIISFEEGKMSEEHIHWDQASALVQAGLLDPETLPVSGAEAAHKMLDRNSVPSNQLIKRTIADELL, translated from the coding sequence ATGTTTACGCTTGATATGAACACACTGACCTCAGAGCAGCGGGCGATGGTTGAGTTATGGGAAGCACATTTAGAGGCGGAGTTTGAAACCAAGAGTGCTTCCGCATCTTGTGGGACGATGACCAAAGAGCCGTATGTGAATCACATACCGACGCTGACTGGTGGCGTGGGATGGAAGCAGTTGGAGCACTTTTATGACAAATATTTCATCCCACATATGCCGGCCGATGTAGAGACAGAGTTAATCTCACGGACTGTCGGACAGAATCGCATCGTGGATGAATTTGTGTTTCGTTGTACGCACACAGTGCAAATGGATTGGTTATTGCCGGGCGTTCCACCCACAGGGCGTCGGTTAGAACTGGTTCTGATTGTGATTATTTCGTTTGAAGAGGGAAAGATGAGCGAAGAACACATTCACTGGGATCAGGCTTCGGCACTGGTACAAGCGGGGTTGCTCGATCCTGAAACGCTTCCGGTTTCTGGCGCGGAAGCAGCGCATAAGATGCTTGATCGCAATTCGGTTCCCTCGAATCAATTAATCAAACGCACGATTGCGGATGAATTACTATAG
- a CDS encoding four-helix bundle copper-binding protein: protein MNSNLSCIEACQKCAAACEVCLDAMINQQSGNDCPRCCRECIDICLLCAHSIARNGKFTDQICRLCADICEWCAAQCEVHDHYYCQACAEACRQCTQECGAVAACY, encoded by the coding sequence ATGAATTCTAATCTATCTTGTATTGAGGCTTGTCAAAAATGTGCCGCGGCTTGTGAAGTCTGTTTGGATGCGATGATCAATCAGCAAAGCGGAAATGACTGTCCGCGATGTTGTCGAGAATGTATTGATATTTGTTTGTTATGTGCACACTCAATCGCACGAAATGGTAAGTTTACCGATCAAATCTGTCGTCTTTGTGCAGACATTTGTGAATGGTGCGCTGCGCAATGTGAAGTTCATGATCATTATTATTGTCAGGCATGTGCAGAAGCCTGTCGGCAGTGTACTCAGGAATGTGGGGCTGTTGCAGCCTGTTACTAG
- a CDS encoding SDR family oxidoreductase → MSLEQKDLNFDPGLILLTGATGYVGGRLLPVLEQSGYRVRCLARRPEILQPKVAASTEVVAGDVLERETLDAVLAGVKVAYYLIHSMGVKGSFEENDRLAARNFAEAARVAGVERIIYLGGLGDEHEELSPHLRSRQEVGEILRESGVPVLEFRASIVIGSGSLSFEMIRSLVERLPIMITPKWVMRNAQPIAIEDLIGYLTAAMNLPLSDYRVYEIGGADQDSYADIMRVYAKCRNLRIHMIPVPVLTPYLSSLWLGLVTPLYARIGRKLIESIVHSTVVRDEAALNVFDIQPMGIEQAIRRALANEDKAFAETRWSDALSSSGALPTWVGVRFGTRLVDSRTTQVARPPSIAFQPIQRIGGDTGWYACNWLWHLRGFMDLLVGGVGMRRGRLHAEHLRVGDTVDFWRVEAYEPEHRLRLVAEMKLPGRAWLEFQVTGNDQSSTITQTAIYDPIGLLGRLYWYAVCPLHHFVFSGMLRNIAKAALQVDEQTPTTISQK, encoded by the coding sequence ATGTCTCTCGAACAGAAAGACTTAAACTTTGATCCGGGGTTGATTCTCCTGACTGGGGCCACGGGTTATGTGGGCGGGCGGTTGCTGCCTGTGCTGGAACAGAGCGGTTATCGAGTGCGTTGCCTGGCACGACGTCCTGAAATCCTGCAACCTAAGGTGGCCGCTTCGACGGAAGTGGTGGCCGGCGATGTACTCGAACGTGAAACACTCGATGCCGTGCTTGCGGGAGTGAAAGTAGCCTACTATCTGATTCACTCGATGGGGGTCAAAGGTTCGTTTGAGGAAAATGATCGTCTGGCCGCACGGAATTTTGCAGAAGCGGCGCGCGTGGCAGGAGTGGAGCGCATTATCTATCTGGGGGGACTGGGAGATGAGCATGAAGAACTCTCGCCTCATCTACGGAGTCGCCAGGAAGTGGGAGAAATTTTGCGCGAGTCAGGTGTGCCTGTGCTTGAGTTTCGTGCGTCGATTGTCATCGGTTCGGGCAGCCTCTCCTTTGAGATGATTCGTTCGCTGGTGGAACGTCTGCCGATCATGATTACACCCAAGTGGGTGATGCGTAACGCGCAACCGATCGCCATTGAAGATTTGATTGGCTATCTAACGGCAGCCATGAATTTGCCGCTCTCAGACTATCGCGTCTATGAGATCGGCGGTGCTGATCAAGATTCTTACGCCGACATCATGCGTGTGTATGCCAAGTGTCGTAATTTACGAATTCACATGATACCGGTACCTGTGTTAACACCCTATCTTTCGAGTCTGTGGTTGGGGTTAGTCACACCCTTATACGCGCGCATTGGGCGTAAACTGATTGAAAGCATTGTGCATTCCACGGTGGTTCGCGATGAAGCCGCCTTGAACGTATTTGATATTCAACCGATGGGCATCGAACAGGCGATTCGTCGTGCCTTGGCGAATGAAGACAAAGCCTTCGCGGAGACACGGTGGTCCGATGCGCTTTCTTCTTCAGGCGCACTTCCGACCTGGGTGGGAGTGCGATTTGGTACGCGACTTGTCGATTCACGAACGACACAAGTTGCCCGTCCTCCCTCGATTGCATTTCAGCCAATTCAACGAATTGGTGGCGATACTGGCTGGTATGCCTGCAACTGGTTATGGCATCTACGAGGGTTTATGGATTTACTGGTAGGTGGCGTCGGCATGCGTCGTGGTCGTTTACATGCGGAACATTTGCGGGTTGGCGATACCGTCGACTTCTGGCGCGTGGAAGCCTATGAGCCTGAGCATCGTCTACGACTGGTTGCCGAGATGAAACTCCCCGGACGCGCCTGGCTCGAATTCCAGGTAACGGGTAACGATCAATCTTCGACGATCACGCAAACAGCGATTTATGATCCCATCGGTCTGCTTGGGCGTCTGTACTGGTATGCGGTTTGCCCGCTGCATCATTTTGTCTTTTCAGGCATGCTACGAAATATAGCGAAAGCTGCGTTGCAGGTAGATGAGCAAACCCCAACAACCATTTCACAAAAGTGA